In the Novosphingobium resinovorum genome, GGGTGGCGATGTCGGAGGTTCGGGCGAACCCGAGCGTCGGTCATGGCTACTGCACACAGCGAAGCACAAAACCATGACAAGTTCTTTCACCCGGGCAGCCGATTCAAATCGGCTGCTGGAGGCGGTAGCGTCCAAGGCAAATCTCGCGCAGGCGCTACTGTCCGTTGTACGCAATAAGGGGGCACCGGGGATCGACGGCCAGACGGTTGAGGAGGCCGAAGCGCAAGCTCCGCATCTGTTGACTGAACTGCGCCGTGTACTGTTGGCGGAACGCTTTTACCCAGGGGATATTCGTCGGGTCTGGATTCCCAAACCCGGTGGAGGTCAGCGCGGTCTGGGCATTCCCAATGTGAGAACGAGGGTGGTTCAACAGGCGGTTCTCCAGATTCTGGAGCCGATATTTGAACCAACCTTCCATCCCAGCAGTCATGGGTTCCGTCATAATCGTGGTGCTCATACGGCAATTGCTGAAGCGACTGAATATCTGGAAGAGGGCTTTCGGACGGTGGTTGATCTGGATCTGGCGCAATTTTTTGACCGGGTTCATCACCAACGCCTGCTGGATCGAATGAGTCAGCGGGTGGCCGACCGGCGGATTCTCAACCTGATACGACGAATGCTGAGGTCGGCCGTGGTGATGCCGGATGGCACACGTATCGAAGTCGTTGAAGGAACTCCGCAAGGCGGCCCGCTTTCGCCATTTCTATCAAACATCGTTCTCGACGAGTTCGATCAGGAGATGGCGCGGCGCGGGCTACGTTTCGTTCGCTACGCCGATGACGCCAACGTCTTTGTGCGCAGTGAGCGCGCCGGGATCCGTGTCATGGCATCTCTTCGGCGTTTTCTGGAGGAGCGATTGCGCCTTCAGGTCAATGTGGAGAAAAGCGACATCAGGAAACCTGAGCAGGTCCACTTCCTCGGCTTTTGCTTCCGCTGTACGGATGGTGTGTCCTCAATCGAGGTCGCGCTGTCCCGCAAAACGAAGCGTCGATTGCTGACGACTATTCGGGAGATGACTCCGCCCAACTGGGGGAGATCGATCATGACCTGTATGGCCGACCTTGGTCGATACCTGAACGGATGGTCGGCATATTACCGCCTCTGCACCGCAGAGGTGGCGTCTGAACTGGGGGTCGTTGACGCCCACGTTCGCCGTCGGCTCAGGGCGATCATCGTGCGTCAAAAGAAGCGTCCGCGCTTCTTGTTCCGGTACCTTTTGTCGCGCGGGGTAAGTCGCAAAGCCGCCGCTGGCACCGCGTATTGCGGAAAAGGGAACTGGGCGAAATCCAATCGACCCGGGATCGTGAGGGCTTACCCTCCTTCATGGTTCCATGGACGACTGATCTCGCTCAAAGCTCGATGGCACGAGCTAAACCCCCCACGGGTCAATGACCAGTTCGTACTGGCACTCTGATATCGACCCAAGGAGCCGGATGCGTGGTCCGCATGTCCGGTTCTGAGAGAGCCGCGGTGGAGTAATCCGCCGCGGCTACTCGACCCCGGCCGGAGAGAGGCCCAATATCGGCGGCCGAATTTTATGCTGCCATCGCCACGGGTAGGTTGTCAAAATATGCCTGGTCGGGGGTCTTGGCGGCGAGGCTCGAATGGGGCCGCCTTGCGTTGTAGAAGCCCAGATAGCGGCCGATCGAAGCCCGCGCTTCGCTGACCGTGCCATAAGCGTGTAGATAAACTTCCTCGTATTTGACGGAACGCCAAAGCCGTTCAACCACGACGTTGTCGCGCCAGGCACCCCGACCGTCAATGCTGATGGCGATTTCCTCGCGCAGGAGCACGCTAGTGAACGCTTGGCTGGCAAACTGGCTGCCCTGGTCGGTGTTGGGGCTTGCCGTAGCGGGCCAGCATTTCCTCCAGCGCCTCGACGCAGAAGTCGGCCTCCATCGTGATCGACACCCGCCAGGCCAGAACCTTGCGGCTGAACCAGTCAACGATCCCCACGAGATAGACGAAGCCCTTGGCCATCGGGATGTAGCTGATGTCGGTTGCCCAGACCTGGTTGGACCGCACGATCGGCAGCTTGCGCAGCAGATAGGGGTAAATCTTGTGTCCCGGTGCCGGCTTCGAGGTGTTCGGACGGCGGTAGAGCGCCTCGGTCGCCATCTTCTTCATCAGCGTCGCGACGTGACAACGACCGATCTCGATGCCCTCCTGCCGCAGCAGGTCGCGTAGCATCCGGCTGCCCGCGAACGGGACCTCCAGATGCAACTCGTCGATCCGCCGCATGATCTTCAGAT is a window encoding:
- the ltrA gene encoding group II intron reverse transcriptase/maturase, translating into MFADSPRGGGDVGGSGEPERRSWLLHTAKHKTMTSSFTRAADSNRLLEAVASKANLAQALLSVVRNKGAPGIDGQTVEEAEAQAPHLLTELRRVLLAERFYPGDIRRVWIPKPGGGQRGLGIPNVRTRVVQQAVLQILEPIFEPTFHPSSHGFRHNRGAHTAIAEATEYLEEGFRTVVDLDLAQFFDRVHHQRLLDRMSQRVADRRILNLIRRMLRSAVVMPDGTRIEVVEGTPQGGPLSPFLSNIVLDEFDQEMARRGLRFVRYADDANVFVRSERAGIRVMASLRRFLEERLRLQVNVEKSDIRKPEQVHFLGFCFRCTDGVSSIEVALSRKTKRRLLTTIREMTPPNWGRSIMTCMADLGRYLNGWSAYYRLCTAEVASELGVVDAHVRRRLRAIIVRQKKRPRFLFRYLLSRGVSRKAAAGTAYCGKGNWAKSNRPGIVRAYPPSWFHGRLISLKARWHELNPPRVNDQFVLAL